A single window of Sphingobacterium sp. ML3W DNA harbors:
- a CDS encoding ribonucleoside-diphosphate reductase small subunit, producing MNLLRKNAKMIEPILQENKDRFVIFPIQHDDIWQFYKNAEASFWTAEEVDLSPDMNDWHNKLNKEERYFISHVLAFFAASDGIVNENLAINFVQEVQYPEARCFYGFQIMIENIHSEMYSLLIDTYVKDTKEKNYLLHAIETIPCVGKKADWALRWINSDNFAERLIAFAAVEGIFFSGSFCSIFWLKKRGLMPGLTFSNELISRDEGLHCDFACLLYVNHIVNKLPEAIVQKIIADAVEVEKEFVTDALPVRLIGMNAELMCQYIEFVADRLLVALGCEKFWNATNPFDFMELISLQGKTNFFERRVGEYQKSGVAQSIKEKTTFSLDEDF from the coding sequence ATGAATTTATTAAGAAAAAATGCAAAAATGATTGAACCGATTTTACAGGAGAACAAAGACCGCTTTGTCATCTTTCCTATTCAGCACGATGACATTTGGCAATTCTACAAAAATGCGGAAGCGAGCTTCTGGACGGCCGAAGAGGTGGATTTGTCACCCGATATGAACGATTGGCACAACAAGCTCAACAAAGAAGAACGTTACTTTATATCTCACGTACTGGCATTTTTTGCGGCAAGTGATGGGATTGTCAACGAAAACCTTGCAATAAATTTCGTCCAAGAGGTGCAATATCCCGAAGCACGTTGTTTCTACGGGTTCCAGATTATGATAGAGAACATTCATTCGGAAATGTATTCGCTGCTGATCGATACCTATGTGAAAGACACCAAGGAAAAAAATTACCTCTTGCACGCTATCGAAACCATTCCCTGTGTAGGTAAAAAAGCAGATTGGGCTTTACGATGGATAAACAGCGACAATTTTGCCGAAAGGCTGATTGCCTTTGCTGCGGTGGAGGGGATTTTCTTTTCGGGTAGTTTCTGTTCCATTTTCTGGTTAAAAAAAAGGGGACTGATGCCCGGTCTGACATTTTCCAATGAACTTATCAGCCGTGACGAAGGTCTGCACTGCGATTTTGCCTGTTTGCTGTATGTAAATCATATAGTCAATAAACTACCGGAAGCAATTGTACAAAAAATAATAGCAGATGCGGTTGAAGTGGAAAAGGAATTTGTAACGGATGCTTTGCCTGTAAGGCTTATCGGGATGAATGCGGAATTGATGTGTCAATACATCGAATTTGTAGCTGACCGATTGCTTGTGGCATTAGGTTGTGAAAAATTTTGGAATGCGACCAATCCATTCGACTTTATGGAGCTGATTTCGTTACAAGGCAAAACCAACTTTTTCGAACGCCGTGTAGGCGAATATCAAAAATCGGGTGTGGCACAGAGTATAAAAGAAAAAACCACGTTTTCACTGGATGAGGATTTTTAA
- a CDS encoding leucyl aminopeptidase family protein: MQDNYLNVTFITYVKKEDVPVDVDNIVLIATKEQADRYGFQKSLAQKIDLAFLENKMVVISTLGDKQNIIVVTPDREKEVLRLAGASVYASLDKLQIRTARLRGMNELTEEERYAFLEGMILSSYDFDKYKAKKKVNTIKVHISRRSFLEDKITALTMLTEAGSLTKTLVNEPANYMDALQFSEVVTQTGRQFGFETEILHKAQIEELKMGGLLAVNKGSEVPPTFNIFHYKPENAVNEKPLVLVGKGVMFDTGGYSLKISGSMLTMKCDMAGGAAVLGTIAAIAGNRLPYYIIGLVPATDNKISANALVVDDVITMMDGTTVEVQNTDAEGRLVLADALTYAKRFDPELVIDLATLTGASAAITGSFGIAVLGNNQAKIDELKEVGEQVYERLLQLPLWKEYKDLLKSTVADMSNLGGPIGGVSTSSIFLQHFTDYPWIHLDIAGAASVKEAKGYRQSGATAVPVRLLYEFIKKKCKND, translated from the coding sequence ATGCAGGATAATTACTTGAATGTAACCTTTATAACTTATGTAAAGAAAGAAGATGTTCCAGTTGATGTCGATAATATCGTACTTATAGCAACCAAAGAGCAAGCCGACCGGTACGGATTTCAAAAGTCGTTGGCACAAAAAATAGATTTGGCATTTTTGGAGAACAAAATGGTTGTCATTTCTACGCTTGGCGATAAGCAGAACATTATAGTTGTAACGCCAGACAGGGAAAAAGAAGTATTACGTTTAGCTGGAGCTTCGGTGTATGCTTCTCTGGATAAGCTTCAAATCCGGACGGCAAGGCTGCGTGGAATGAACGAACTTACAGAAGAAGAGCGTTATGCTTTTTTGGAAGGAATGATTTTGAGTAGTTATGATTTTGACAAATACAAAGCAAAGAAAAAAGTAAACACGATTAAGGTTCATATCTCCAGACGTTCATTTCTCGAAGATAAAATTACAGCGTTGACAATGCTTACAGAAGCAGGTTCATTGACCAAAACATTGGTCAATGAACCTGCTAATTATATGGACGCCTTGCAGTTTTCCGAAGTGGTAACTCAAACAGGAAGGCAGTTCGGATTTGAAACCGAAATCCTGCACAAGGCACAGATTGAAGAACTGAAAATGGGCGGTTTACTGGCGGTCAACAAAGGTTCAGAAGTACCACCAACCTTTAATATTTTTCATTACAAGCCCGAAAATGCGGTCAATGAAAAGCCGTTGGTACTTGTGGGTAAAGGCGTGATGTTCGATACCGGTGGTTATTCGCTGAAGATAAGTGGCAGTATGCTCACGATGAAATGCGATATGGCAGGAGGAGCGGCTGTTTTGGGAACAATAGCCGCTATTGCAGGAAACAGACTGCCCTATTATATTATCGGTCTTGTTCCTGCTACGGACAATAAAATTTCTGCCAATGCTCTTGTAGTAGATGATGTTATCACGATGATGGACGGCACCACCGTAGAAGTACAGAATACCGATGCCGAAGGGCGTTTGGTATTGGCAGATGCTTTGACTTACGCCAAACGATTTGACCCCGAATTGGTGATTGATCTAGCAACCTTAACGGGAGCTTCAGCTGCTATTACAGGTTCGTTTGGTATAGCCGTGTTGGGAAATAATCAAGCGAAAATAGATGAACTCAAAGAGGTTGGCGAGCAGGTTTACGAACGGTTATTGCAGCTGCCACTTTGGAAGGAATACAAAGATTTGTTGAAATCCACGGTTGCCGATATGAGCAATTTGGGCGGCCCGATAGGGGGCGTTAGTACCTCTTCCATATTTTTGCAACACTTTACCGATTATCCTTGGATACATCTTGATATTGCCGGAGCAGCCTCGGTCAAAGAAGCCAAAGGATACAGGCAAAGCGGAGCTACGGCTGTACCTGTACGGTTACTATATGAATTTATTAAGAAAAAATGCAAAAATGATTGA
- a CDS encoding peroxiredoxin produces MLSIGDKLPDFAKKAVVTTDNGIEITDINHQYASQEGKWTVLFWWPKDFTFVCPTEIIEFDNSNGAFAERNAVVIGASTDTEFVHLGWRQNHPGLANLTIPMLADTSKSLAEEMGILDQQEKVAYRATFIIDPKGTIQWVSAYPMNVGRNVGEVLRVLDALQTEELTGCGWTAGEQTLTAQLKEEDAG; encoded by the coding sequence ATACTATCCATTGGTGATAAGCTGCCAGATTTTGCAAAGAAGGCCGTAGTGACAACCGATAACGGCATTGAAATTACAGACATCAACCATCAGTACGCTTCACAGGAGGGTAAGTGGACGGTCTTGTTTTGGTGGCCAAAGGATTTTACATTCGTGTGCCCTACAGAGATAATCGAGTTCGACAACAGCAATGGAGCTTTTGCTGAACGAAATGCTGTAGTCATAGGAGCATCAACCGACACGGAGTTTGTACATCTGGGATGGAGACAAAACCATCCGGGATTGGCCAACCTTACTATCCCAATGCTGGCAGATACATCCAAATCATTAGCCGAAGAAATGGGTATTTTAGATCAACAAGAAAAGGTAGCCTACCGGGCAACGTTTATTATAGACCCAAAAGGTACTATCCAATGGGTGAGTGCCTATCCAATGAATGTAGGTCGAAATGTGGGCGAAGTACTTCGTGTGTTAGATGCTTTGCAAACGGAGGAATTGACTGGGTGTGGCTGGACAGCAGGAGAACAGACTTTAACGGCACAATTAAAAGAAGAAGATGCAGGATAA
- a CDS encoding tetratricopeptide repeat protein, with the protein MNHIERYWQALTVSSNEFFNKGDFEKALNGYKDALYRAEVLNNHIPECIRLNIPFIQVYIISCNNLANTYEELGNQEEAENMLKRAVYYLLHLTANKSLNIDEIQSELKRATLAYVRFSEKTGEGKVKQEQLFRTLKEQLLENN; encoded by the coding sequence ATGAACCACATAGAACGATATTGGCAGGCACTAACGGTGTCCAGCAATGAATTTTTTAATAAAGGAGATTTTGAAAAAGCATTAAACGGCTACAAGGATGCTTTGTACAGGGCGGAGGTACTGAACAATCATATTCCGGAGTGTATCCGTTTGAACATCCCATTCATACAGGTGTACATCATTTCCTGCAATAATTTGGCAAACACCTATGAGGAACTTGGAAACCAAGAAGAAGCGGAAAATATGTTGAAACGTGCTGTGTACTACCTACTTCATTTGACAGCAAACAAAAGTCTCAATATAGATGAAATACAATCGGAACTAAAGCGAGCAACGTTGGCTTATGTGCGTTTTTCGGAAAAAACGGGAGAAGGAAAAGTAAAACAGGAACAGCTTTTCAGAACCCTTAAAGAACAACTATTAGAAAACAATTAA
- a CDS encoding superoxide dismutase, producing MRITQALPDLPYDKNALNPIITEETFDYHYGKHHATYVNNLAGLVKDTPLETATIAEIIKKGFSENNAPLFNNAAQHWNHSFFWHCLSPNGGKAPDGQIAEFINRDFGSFEDFKNKFSETAIKLFGCGWAWLAQNEQGLLEIVPMKDAHTPLTENKKPILTLDVWEHAYYIDYRNARPKFVEGFWEIVNWDFANQNLK from the coding sequence ATGAGAATTACACAAGCACTACCGGACCTACCGTACGACAAAAACGCCCTTAATCCGATAATAACAGAGGAAACATTTGACTACCATTACGGTAAGCACCACGCTACCTATGTCAATAATCTGGCGGGATTAGTCAAGGATACACCTTTGGAAACTGCAACTATAGCGGAAATTATTAAGAAGGGGTTTTCCGAAAATAATGCACCCTTATTCAACAATGCCGCTCAGCACTGGAACCACAGCTTTTTTTGGCATTGCCTTTCACCAAATGGCGGGAAGGCTCCCGATGGACAGATAGCCGAGTTTATCAATCGTGACTTCGGCAGTTTTGAGGATTTTAAAAACAAATTTTCCGAAACAGCAATAAAGCTTTTCGGTTGCGGATGGGCATGGTTGGCACAAAATGAACAGGGGCTGTTAGAAATAGTACCGATGAAAGATGCCCATACACCGCTCACGGAGAATAAAAAACCAATACTGACATTGGACGTGTGGGAACACGCTTATTACATCGATTACCGCAATGCACGTCCAAAATTTGTAGAAGGATTTTGGGAAATAGTCAATTGGGATTTTGCCAACCAAAATTTAAAATAA
- a CDS encoding DUF6036 family nucleotidyltransferase, which produces MGNIFNEDFRDFLNSLNKHEVRYILVGGFAVILHGYSRTTGDMDIWVERSETNYSRLKHAFLEFGMPVFDMTKDNFLSHPIWDVFTFGVPPVAIDIMVKVKGLDFNENYDKSIIFEDEDVKIRTLHKTQLIAAKKESNRPKDIDDIENLS; this is translated from the coding sequence ATGGGTAATATTTTTAATGAGGATTTTAGAGATTTTCTAAATTCATTGAATAAGCATGAGGTAAGGTATATTCTAGTTGGGGGTTTTGCAGTTATTTTGCACGGTTATTCTCGTACTACTGGCGATATGGATATTTGGGTTGAGCGATCAGAAACAAATTATTCAAGATTGAAGCATGCATTTTTAGAATTCGGTATGCCAGTATTTGATATGACTAAAGATAATTTTCTGTCTCATCCTATATGGGATGTTTTTACATTTGGAGTTCCGCCAGTTGCTATTGATATTATGGTCAAAGTAAAGGGTTTGGATTTTAATGAAAATTATGATAAATCTATAATTTTCGAAGATGAGGATGTAAAAATAAGAACGTTGCATAAAACTCAATTGATTGCAGCAAAAAAGGAAAGTAATAGACCGAAAGATATTGATGATATAGAAAATTTATCTTAA
- a CDS encoding STAS-like domain-containing protein, producing the protein MTTAADIRLKDLFNESLDTRESVHFLINYIERELGKEDCYDITLDFTGIDFMSRSFADELHKQINLENFHKSFTFANMPLSMKELLRVVEKTQTTRKKREMKSSVLVVKDISMIKDYTFSW; encoded by the coding sequence ATGACAACTGCAGCAGACATTAGGTTAAAGGATTTATTCAATGAATCTTTAGACACCAGAGAATCTGTACATTTTCTGATTAATTATATCGAGAGGGAGTTGGGTAAAGAGGACTGTTACGATATTACATTAGATTTTACAGGAATTGATTTTATGTCTAGGTCATTTGCGGACGAACTACATAAACAAATCAATTTAGAGAATTTTCATAAATCATTCACATTTGCCAATATGCCTCTGAGCATGAAAGAATTGTTAAGAGTGGTTGAAAAGACACAAACTACAAGAAAAAAAAGAGAGATGAAATCCTCTGTTCTTGTCGTAAAAGATATTTCTATGATAAAGGATTACACTTTTTCGTGGTAA
- the dcd gene encoding dCTP deaminase, with the protein MSAIITKDKIVELIDSGELVLRPLLDESQITQIGIDFRLGINFLISSIGRNPLMVASLNTDLGKPKEFKNFFQETRRQLGETIVLYPGQTVLATTLEYIKIPNNLLLSLYMRSSYSRLGLTISTIAQPGYCGCLSMELTNNNHSPINLTVGARIVQGIFSVVDKEVNYFTSARKYSCAVRPQVTTLQSDEDLIVLNAMWKDINNITE; encoded by the coding sequence ATGTCAGCAATAATTACAAAAGATAAAATAGTTGAGCTTATTGATTCAGGAGAGCTCGTATTACGGCCTTTACTAGATGAAAGTCAAATAACACAAATAGGGATTGACTTTCGATTGGGAATTAATTTCTTAATTTCTTCTATCGGTCGCAATCCATTAATGGTTGCTTCTTTAAATACTGATTTAGGGAAACCAAAGGAGTTTAAAAATTTCTTTCAAGAAACTCGCCGACAGCTTGGTGAAACAATTGTTTTATATCCAGGTCAAACTGTATTGGCCACAACTCTTGAATACATTAAAATCCCGAATAATTTGTTACTTTCCCTATATATGCGTAGTTCGTATTCGAGGCTGGGTTTGACTATTTCTACTATAGCCCAACCTGGATATTGTGGTTGTTTGTCTATGGAATTGACAAATAATAATCATTCACCAATAAATCTAACTGTTGGTGCTAGGATTGTTCAGGGCATATTTAGTGTAGTTGATAAAGAAGTTAACTATTTCACTTCTGCTCGAAAATATTCCTGTGCCGTGAGGCCCCAAGTGACAACATTACAGTCAGATGAGGATTTGATAGTTCTCAATGCCATGTGGAAAGATATTAATAATATCACAGAATAA
- a CDS encoding zeta toxin family protein, translating into MPNMYIICGCNGAGKTTASYTVLPEIFSCKEYVNADNIAAGISPFNPNSVAMSAGRIMLNRIQELILEGVDFAFETTLATRSYVSLIKRAKDYGYRVIVLFFWLDSPEMAVKRVSKRVSLGGHSIPNDVVFRRYYRGIYNLLNLYKPICDTWIVFDNMDLVPEIIAKKDEFGEVVINDEIWLTIKKQSEYVE; encoded by the coding sequence ATGCCAAATATGTACATAATTTGTGGTTGTAATGGTGCTGGTAAGACAACAGCTAGCTATACTGTTTTACCTGAAATATTTAGTTGTAAAGAATATGTAAATGCTGACAATATTGCTGCTGGTATTTCTCCATTTAATCCAAATAGTGTAGCAATGAGCGCAGGTCGAATTATGTTGAATAGAATTCAAGAATTGATATTAGAAGGGGTTGATTTTGCATTTGAAACTACACTCGCCACCAGAAGTTATGTATCATTAATTAAACGTGCAAAAGATTATGGTTATCGTGTTATTGTATTGTTTTTTTGGCTTGACTCACCTGAAATGGCTGTTAAGCGAGTATCAAAACGGGTATCATTAGGTGGACATTCTATTCCAAACGATGTTGTTTTTCGACGTTACTATAGAGGTATATACAATCTTTTGAACTTGTATAAACCTATTTGTGATACTTGGATTGTTTTTGATAATATGGATCTTGTTCCAGAGATTATAGCGAAAAAGGATGAATTTGGAGAAGTGGTAATTAATGACGAGATTTGGTTAACGATTAAAAAGCAAAGTGAGTATGTTGAATAA
- a CDS encoding Fic family protein — protein MAVYLHERHNWTVFMLDDEKILNLLSEVRHLQGKIIGKVELLGFALKDEANLETLIQDVVQSSEIEGEILNPEQVRSSIATRLGLDISGLIHADRHIDGVVEMMLDATQNTDKTLSDERLFGWHAALFPIGRSGLYKIDVAQWRNGDMQVVSGGIGREVVHFEAPKAERLTEEMTKLIDWFNSDSNIDPVLKAAIVHLWFVTIHPFDDGNGRIARALTDMQLSRADGVNQRFYSMSAQIRKERKGYYAILEKTQKGDSDITNWIVWFLKCLKEAIISSSIIIDKVVKKHHFWMANASKIGNDRQRMMLDKLLDDFEGNLTTSKWAKISKVSADTALRDIIDLVNKGILLKADSGGRSTNYELNW, from the coding sequence ATGGCAGTCTATCTACATGAACGGCACAACTGGACAGTATTTATGTTGGACGATGAGAAAATTCTCAATCTACTAAGTGAAGTAAGGCATCTTCAAGGGAAGATTATTGGAAAAGTGGAGTTATTAGGCTTTGCGTTAAAAGACGAAGCTAACTTAGAAACACTTATTCAAGATGTTGTTCAATCTTCGGAAATTGAAGGAGAGATATTAAATCCAGAACAGGTACGGTCTTCAATAGCTACTCGACTAGGGTTAGATATCTCTGGTTTGATACATGCTGATCGTCATATCGATGGAGTAGTAGAAATGATGTTAGATGCTACACAAAACACGGATAAAACTTTGAGTGACGAAAGGTTATTCGGCTGGCATGCTGCATTATTTCCGATAGGGAGAAGCGGATTGTATAAGATTGATGTTGCACAATGGCGCAATGGTGATATGCAAGTGGTGTCTGGAGGAATAGGAAGAGAGGTCGTGCATTTTGAAGCACCAAAGGCTGAACGACTCACAGAGGAGATGACTAAACTAATTGATTGGTTTAATTCTGATTCAAATATCGATCCGGTATTAAAAGCTGCTATTGTTCATTTATGGTTTGTCACGATACATCCCTTTGATGATGGAAACGGACGTATAGCTCGTGCGCTAACAGATATGCAGCTATCTAGAGCGGATGGGGTAAACCAACGGTTTTATAGTATGTCTGCTCAAATTAGAAAAGAACGTAAAGGATATTACGCTATTTTAGAGAAAACACAAAAAGGAGATTCTGATATTACAAATTGGATTGTTTGGTTTTTAAAATGCCTCAAAGAAGCTATCATCTCTTCCAGTATTATAATCGATAAGGTTGTAAAAAAACATCACTTTTGGATGGCCAATGCTTCGAAAATAGGAAATGATCGGCAACGGATGATGCTGGATAAATTGTTGGATGATTTTGAAGGAAATCTTACCACGTCAAAGTGGGCAAAGATATCCAAAGTATCTGCAGATACGGCATTACGTGATATTATAGACTTGGTCAATAAAGGTATATTATTAAAAGCTGATTCAGGTGGTAGAAGTACGAATTATGAGCTTAACTGGTAG
- a CDS encoding nucleotidyltransferase family protein, producing MVKKIVIFGMTTTSQFMDNRLRDVFFQLVRIGLWNKGSLVLNTALSEADWLQIRSYAIHHTVEGLIYDSFPFLEEQQLPPQSLRLKWTVRVDQIERHNAKMNEVIAAQYTAFTKEGLRPILQKGQGVAACYEIPHHRMSGDIDWYFEEKGYAKAREILKEKQLDFQDTAGFSLFYEWQGIAIEHHKRLFHIRNPLQYRYLGQLQRKYFQHQQGLILNGTTIKTLAPELQLLQVNVHIFKHLLSFGIGLRQLCDSARLYHTVSTQVDPQALKEIYTHTGILAWTHLLHIILVKHLGLPEQSVPFPYPEKWDADWMMDEIFYSGNFGYHDERYKDGSFSPLSARPAGVHRIWSNMKRYFKYAPQEVFFYPFVQLYSKVLGIDDD from the coding sequence ATGGTAAAAAAAATAGTTATTTTTGGCATGACAACTACTTCACAATTTATGGACAACAGGCTCAGGGACGTTTTTTTTCAATTAGTGCGCATCGGACTATGGAACAAGGGATCACTTGTACTGAACACAGCATTATCGGAGGCCGATTGGTTACAAATACGATCTTATGCAATACACCACACCGTAGAAGGACTTATCTACGATAGCTTTCCTTTTTTAGAAGAACAACAATTACCCCCACAATCCCTTCGATTAAAATGGACGGTGCGAGTGGATCAAATCGAGCGCCATAATGCGAAGATGAACGAAGTTATTGCTGCCCAATATACCGCCTTCACCAAGGAAGGTTTACGTCCTATCTTACAGAAAGGTCAAGGCGTTGCAGCCTGCTATGAAATCCCTCATCATCGTATGTCAGGAGATATTGATTGGTATTTCGAAGAAAAAGGCTATGCAAAAGCGAGAGAAATTCTTAAAGAAAAACAACTAGACTTCCAAGATACTGCAGGATTTAGCCTATTTTATGAGTGGCAAGGAATTGCAATTGAGCATCATAAACGGCTTTTTCATATACGCAACCCATTACAATATCGTTATTTAGGTCAACTTCAACGAAAATACTTTCAACACCAGCAAGGACTTATCTTAAATGGTACTACCATTAAAACTCTGGCTCCGGAATTACAGTTATTACAGGTAAATGTACATATATTCAAACACTTACTTTCTTTCGGCATAGGTTTACGACAACTTTGTGATTCAGCTCGACTTTATCATACTGTCTCTACCCAAGTTGATCCACAGGCGTTAAAAGAAATTTATACGCATACCGGTATTCTGGCTTGGACACATTTATTACATATCATCCTTGTCAAACATCTAGGTTTACCCGAACAATCTGTCCCTTTCCCTTACCCCGAAAAATGGGATGCGGACTGGATGATGGATGAGATTTTTTATTCAGGCAATTTCGGTTATCATGATGAGCGCTATAAAGATGGTTCTTTCTCTCCTTTATCAGCTCGCCCAGCAGGTGTCCATCGGATTTGGTCTAACATGAAACGGTATTTTAAATATGCGCCTCAAGAAGTATTTTTCTATCCATTCGTACAGCTTTATTCCAAAGTTTTAGGCATCGATGACGATTAA
- the gldN gene encoding gliding motility protein GldN, protein MTRCSPSKIHGIVDMHSGVLAMKKDIPMKILITIAMAMGFVPVFAQQEIPDSLKTEQLTNSFEGEVLMDTIPTTDGFYQANNLEDAVPFAYPEINMKNIRFYKRVWRDIDLKDEKNLLLATPGNSLIEIIMKGIEAGKLSLYSPDDDSFKGRMSANDGLARFTDSVLVPIFDDEGNQIDSKMALNEFDPTRVTKFRIKEDIFFDKQRGRLESRIIGVAPLMDITTSAELAESVGSTPAFWLYFPQLRYSLVKVDITDPDKGLYDMTMDDLFVQKKYASTIIRESSAGALKVADEAQQLQDAAQIEEKIDAYKKKLWTNPKGVKAENLEEFIPNAQKKGKKK, encoded by the coding sequence ATGACACGGTGCTCACCTTCTAAAATACATGGTATTGTGGATATGCATAGTGGCGTATTGGCTATGAAAAAAGATATTCCAATGAAGATTTTGATAACGATTGCAATGGCTATGGGATTTGTTCCTGTCTTTGCACAACAAGAAATACCAGATAGTTTAAAGACTGAACAGCTGACAAACAGCTTTGAAGGGGAGGTATTGATGGATACGATACCGACTACAGATGGTTTTTATCAGGCCAATAACCTGGAAGATGCGGTCCCTTTTGCTTATCCAGAAATCAATATGAAAAATATCCGTTTTTATAAAAGGGTATGGCGTGATATCGACCTGAAGGATGAAAAAAATCTCCTGCTCGCAACACCGGGAAACTCTTTGATAGAAATTATCATGAAGGGTATCGAGGCGGGTAAGTTGTCTTTATATAGTCCTGATGATGATTCTTTTAAAGGTAGAATGAGTGCTAATGATGGGCTTGCCCGTTTTACGGATAGCGTACTCGTACCCATATTTGATGATGAGGGGAACCAGATTGATTCAAAAATGGCTTTAAATGAATTTGATCCTACTCGGGTAACAAAATTCCGCATCAAAGAGGATATCTTCTTTGATAAGCAACGTGGCCGTTTGGAGAGCCGTATCATTGGTGTAGCGCCATTGATGGATATCACGACTTCAGCTGAGCTGGCTGAATCAGTGGGTTCTACTCCTGCATTTTGGTTGTATTTCCCACAATTGCGTTATAGCTTGGTGAAGGTCGATATTACCGATCCGGATAAAGGGCTATATGATATGACGATGGATGACCTGTTTGTGCAAAAGAAATATGCCAGTACGATCATCCGTGAATCTTCTGCTGGTGCGCTAAAAGTAGCTGACGAAGCACAGCAATTGCAAGATGCAGCGCAGATCGAGGAAAAGATCGATGCTTATAAAAAGAAATTATGGACGAATCCTAAGGGTGTGAAAGCGGAAAACTTAGAAGAGTTTATCCCTAATGCGCAGAAAAAAGGAAAGAAAAAATAA